The Cydia splendana chromosome Z, ilCydSple1.2, whole genome shotgun sequence genome window below encodes:
- the LOC134804702 gene encoding MYND-type zinc finger-containing chromatin reader ZMYND8-like — METHVSSTTADVPDTQEVIGSHGNVEIVVAVEKVEEDIQQKADSNSQDNVQPVMEESSPLCSQSTKTDGLHKSPRKQEPLQPPTSKEINKTAPSPIKLQSSKQPNIQTNANETQTPQSKLSGKQVGVVTQNAPDKELAAPADVDSTSPKDIPMDITSDEVDNKNDVTLNITVDREPSNESQSDMTSDAEKEHNKSISRELKSLINSAKESKIISECTKLTSKTRKSARAALDTSSTNINNTPEADRIQGTRRSSSNSQKSNSSEKSDRVGKRSMRSQNPEFVHKVRKFLNSVTGKFQKDADSDESTVSDEETVTPKIKENATDSSPSNAKNRNPNQEQVQSQSKIDEKSNKLRSDPYCWRCHWSIDMNDGEKTPQPPLKCTVCPRAFHYRCLTGSEKNKISTEKNWVCPECMTVLHAESSETRSLAMRKTTLGMLCELLKYALQRMTEVAGSEPFLQSVDRSVFPDYDKYVVHPMDLALMREHIDEGLYGSTEAFLADAHWILHNSIIFNTLQSKLTTTARALVRSCRAEMGEIEACPECYAAAHARRPTWFTDVCSTPHLLLWAKLKGFPYWPAKAMTVSHAGLVDVRFFGAHDRAWVPARDCYLYCERDPNNFRTKRQDMVEAMQEAEQHIRNISRKYGKFAYAPYRTTFEPSKLGEAIKYMIPSFDGQVRSPVRERRSKTPARALKSRSNSKGSKDDSNAGDVVSDSEQMDSETPKTEDAEKKEEKEGNVPAEKPQAATRKRTRSESKGPAENSSKEKRRLLDTPAKEPAPKKTDSPVVVSSSKDIGHKQNEPDDAASDEPVEVDREPAAAAGPPPAPLTTDATPKPNKNPKTNNVVASNKTPAKTDVPKTNDKEKNTQQGEKPVPPNQRISRSNKPLNNIETIELDENNPTTTTSNKPSAPPVANIAKTNPNKVSPKEAVTITKANEKEKTTESAVLIKINDKGNKDASLTITVNAKDKLTEAATLTKITDIVKMTHNKNKIKDKETENTTPNKDGVKEKVSTVTPNKNAAKTTPSTKNLGSEKTNNDGPTVPNTTTEKTVSDSTVSNDTGKVNAKEGTDKTADTSTESKKILVDKEKSASAKNAFLPKPGTSKVIKATKDRIQYDDDTSLAAMGRKVPKNNSNSDVSAGAAGSGVMGAAASAAADAPTAPPAPPAPPATRSSSASKTTPVTVEVNPDSSIFTPTSTDNVRNMKEAVNKLQKLRSGFDPPANSQVGKVGVRAFARMTSPPEKQAKPNDVVVEIKSEPMDYEDCDAPQETSTVLDSLRPRPIAPAVSAPNLREVRISKVIPVPAAAKKSPKPPDVRPRAKKTFPQPKKADDGRSELTNKNSMVYIPIQPPISQSPVRAALKAANSATATPPRTPTLFPTTNVKSVTSIAPPLMPMAPPPPPPATTATATSAVAGAILAPGFPSVPTTVHTVPLITSVNGQWTFSLQPVMSVGAGESITSATVNGVSERASGAAGAAGPAPPAPAPSATQPPALVPTGAPVNPPVTDATRSPTSELPPPPQLQQRPALQHPLAAGTEIGEMTAPSSAGPLTAKLNHNSIKLAEFFRHLLEESLVQVEDPTAETVALRLQLEQERWRYQHELAELRRTNEVALVEVRAAMDKEKTRAVAEARRLAHQELEAAVKSAKSKQWCANCSQEAQFYCCWNTSYCDYPCQRAHWGQHYAHCTQQRTNASSPPTVIAKVTSAATRTLNSEQAQNKSPVAVSAADEGNGHAAAKSAGASPQAAVPTHAAPLLANKQLMNKDDNAPKRVVTSGGFLIVGAGVGTGAAGGDARRAPRRD, encoded by the exons ATGGAGACCCACGTGTCTTCAACCACTGCAGATGTTCCAGACACGCAGGAGGTAATTGGTTCACATGGCAATGTTGAAATAGTGGTTGCAGTGGAGAAAGTAGAGGAAGACATACAGCAGAAGGCAGATTCAAACTCACAAGACAATGTACAGCCTGTGATGGAAGAAAGTAGTCCTCTCTGCAGCCAATCTACAAAGACAGATGGCTTGCATAAGTCACCCCGTAAGCAAGAACCATTACAACCGCCTACCAgcaaagaaattaataaaactGCTCCGTCTCCAATTAAATTACAGTCAAGCAAGCAACCTAACATACAAACAAATGCAAATGAAACTCAAACACCCCAAAGTAAACTGTCAGGCAAACAAGTTGGAGTTGTTACGCAAAATGCTCCTGATAAAGAACTAGCAGCACCAGCAGATGTTGACTCTACATCTCCAAAAGATATCCCCATGGACATCACTTCTGATGAGGTTGATAATAAAAATGatgtaactttgaatattactGTTGATAGAGAGCCTTCCAATGAATCACAGTCAGATATGACTAGTGATGCAGAAAAAGAACACAATAAAAGTATTAGTAGAGAGTTGAAGTCCCTTATTAACTCTGCTAAAGAATCCAAAATTATTAGTGAATGCACAAAATTGACTAGCAAAACAAGAAAATCTGCAAGAGCTGCTCTAGACACTTCAAGCactaatataaataatactCCTGAGGCTGATCGTATTCAGGGCACCCGGCGTAGTAGCAGTAATTCCCAAAAAAGTAATTCAAGTGAGAAATCAGATAGGGTGGGAAAGAGATCTATGAGGTCCCAAAACCCAGAATTTGTTCATAAAGTCAGAAAATTCCTTAATTCAGTCACAGGAAAGTTTCAAAAAGATGCTGATTCTGATGAAAGCACTGTTTCTGATGAAGAGACAGTAACTccaaaaatcaaagaaaacgcCACTGACTCCTCTCCTAGCAATGCCAAGAACCGAAATCCTAATCAGGAACAG GTCCAATCTCAGTCTAAAATAGATGAAAAAAGTAACAAGCTTCGTTCAGACCCATATTGCTGGAGATGCCATTGGTCCATTGACATGAATGATGGGGAGAAGACCCCGCAGCCTCCGTTGAAGTGCACCGTCTGCCCCCGTGCCTTTCACTACAGATGTCTTACTGGCTCTGAGAAAAATAAGATCAGTACTGAAAAGAATTGGGTGTGTCCCGAATGCATGACTGTGTTACATGCAGAAAGTTCCGAGACCag ATCCCTTGCAATGAGAAAGACAACATTAGGAATGTTGTGTGAGCTGCTGAAATATGCTTTGCAGCGCATGACTGAAGTTGCTGGG TCGGAACCGTTCCTGCAGAGCGTGGACCGCTCGGTGTTCCCCGACTACGACAAGTACGTGGTGCACCCCATGGACCTGGCGCTGATGCGCGAGCACATCGACGAGGGCCTGTACGGCAGCACCGAGGCCTTCCTGGCCGACGCGCACTGGATACTACACAACAGTATTATATTCAACACAT TGCAGTCGAAGCTGACGACGACAGCGCGCGCGCTGGTGCGCTCGTGCCGCGCGGAGATGGGCGAGATCGAGGCGTGCCCCGAGTGCTACGCCGCGGCGCACGCGCGCCGCCCCACCTGGTTCACCGACGTGTGCTCCACGCCGCACCTGCTGCTGTGGGCCAAACTCAAAG GGTTCCCGTACTGGCCAGCGAAGGCGATGACGGTGAGCCACGCGGGGCTGGTGGACGTGCGGTTCTTCGGCGCGCACGACCGCGCCTGGGTGCCCGCGCGCGACTGCTACCTCTACTGCGAGCGCGACCCCAACAACTTCCGCACCAAGCGGCAGGACATGGTGGAAGCCATGCAG GAAGCGGAGCAGCACATCCGCAACATCTCGCGCAAGTACGGCAAGTTCGCGTACGCGCCCTACCGCACCACCTTCGAGCCCTCCAAGCTGGGGGAAGCGATCAAGTACATG ATACCGTCTTTTGATGGGCAAGTGCGGAGCCCGGTGCGGGAGAGGCGGTCCAAGACGCCGGCACGCGCTCTCAAGAGCCGCTCCAACTCCAAGGGATCGAAAGATGACTCTAATGCGGG GGATGTGGTAAGCGATAGCGAGCAAATGGATAGCGAAACTCCTAAAACTGAAGACGCGGAGAAAAAGGAAGAAAAGGAAGGAAATGTACCTGCTGAAAA ACCCCAGGCGGCCACTCGCAAGCGGACCCGTTCCGAATCAAAGGGGCCCGCTGAGAACAGTTCCAAAGAGAAGCGGCGGCTGCTCGACACCCCCGCCAAGGAGCCGGCGCCCAAGAAAACCGACTCACCCGTGGTCGTCAGCAGCAGCAAAGACATCGGACACAAACAAAACGAGCCGGACGACGCCGCTTCCGACGAGCCCGTCGAGGTGGACCGGgagccggccgccgccgcgggTCCGCCACCCGCTCCCCTCACAACCGACGCGACGCCCAAACCGAATAAGAATCCCAAAACAAACAATGTAGTCGCGTCAAATAAAACACCCGCTAAAACTGATGTACCCAAAACTAatgacaaagaaaaaaatacacaacaaGGAGAAAAACCTGTTCCTCCAAATCAGAGAATTTCGAGGAGTAACAAGCCGTTGAACAATATTGAAACCATTGAACTGGACGAAAATAATCCGACTACGACTACTTCAAACAAACCGTCCGCGCCGCCCGTGGCAAATATAGCTAAAACTAATCCTAACAAAGTCTCCCCGAAGGAAGCTGTTACTATAACTAAAGCCAACGAAAAAGAAAAAACCACAGAATCTGCTGTCCTTATCAAAATTAATGACAAGGGTAACAAAGATGCTTCGTTGACTATTACGGTAAACGCTAAAGACAAACTTACCGAAGCTGCCACTTTAACCAAAATAACTGATATCGTGAAAATgactcataataaaaataaaataaaagacaagGAGACTGAAAACACCACGCCCAATAAAGACGGGGTGAAAGAAAAGGTGTCTACGGTTACACCTAATAAAAATGCTGCAAAAACAACGCCAAGTACAAAAAACTTGGGTAGCGAAAAAACAAATAATGATGGCCCTACAGTTCCTAATACAACTACTGAGAAAACAGTAAGCGATTCCACTGTCAGTAATGATACGGGCAAAGTTAACGCGAAAGAGGGTACAGATAAAACTGCAGATACTAGCACGGAGAGTAAAAAGATTTTAGTCGATAAGGAAAAAAGTGCTTCTGCAAAGAACGCCTTTTTACCCAAACCGGGCACTTCTAAAGTGATCAAAGCTACCAAAGATCGAATACAATACGACGATGACACAAGCCTAGCCGCAATGGGTCGCAAAGTGCCAAAAAATAACAGTAACAGCGACGTGTCTGCCGGGGCGGCGGGGAGCGGCGTCATGGGCGCGGCCGCGAGCGCGGCGGCCGACGCGCCGACGGCGCcacccgcgccgcccgcgccgcctgCCACTCGCTCCTCCAGCGCCAGCAAGACCACCCCAGTCACGGTGGAGGTCAACCCAGACTCTAGTATTTTCACGCCTACAAGCACAGACAACGTGCGCAACATGAAAGAGGCGGTTAACAAACTACAGAAACTGAGAAGCGGATTCGATCCGCCGGCAAATTCGCAAGTCGGTAAAGTTGGCGTACGAGCATTCGCCAGAATGACGTCTCCACCCGAGAAACAGGCGAAACCTAACGATGTTGTAGTGGAAATTAAATCGGAACCTATGGACTACGAAGACTGTGATGCTCCGCAAGAAACTTCTACCGTACTGGATTCTTTGCGGCCGCGACCGATCGCCCCGGCAGTGTCGGCTCCGAATCTGCGGGAAGTGCGTATTAGCAAAGTGATCCCGGTACCGGCGGCAGCGAAGAAGTCTCCGAAGCCGCCGGACGTGAGGCCGCGCGCCAAGAAGACGTTCCCGCAGCCGAAGAAAGCCGACGACGGAAGGTCGGAGTTGACGAACAAGAACTCGATGGTGTACATCCCCATCCAGCCGCCGATCTCGCAGTCGCCCGTGCGCGCCGCGCTCAAGGCGGCCAACTCCGCCACGGCCACGCCTCCGCGGACACCTACGCTTTTCCCTACTACCAACG TGAAGAGCGTGACGTCGATTGCCCCGCCGCTGATGCCgatggcgccgccgccgcctccgCCGGCCACCACGGCGACGGCGACCAGCGCCGTGGCCGGCGCCATCCTGGCGCCCGGCTTCCCCTCCGTGCCCACCACCGTACACACGGTGCCGCTTATCACGTCCGTCAACGGGCAATGGACCTTCAGCTTGCAGCCTGTGATGTCGGTTGGCGCTGGCGAG AGCATCACGTCGGCGACGGTGAACGGCGTGAGCGAGCGCGCGTCCGGGGCCGCGGGGGCAGCTGgccccgcgccgcccgcgcccgcgccctcGGCGACGCAGCCGCCCGCGCTCGTGCCGACGGGCGCGCCGGTCAACCCTCCCGTCACCGATGCGACACGATCGCCCACCAGTGAG CTACCGCCGCCCCCGCAGCTACAGCAGCGGCCGGCGCTGCAGCACCCGCTGGCCGCGGGCACCGAGATCGGCGAGATGACGGCGCCCTCCTCCGCCGGACCGCTCACCGCCAAGCTCAACCACAACTCTATCAAG CTAGCGGAGTTCTTCCGCCACCTACTGGAGGAGTCGCTGGTGCAAGTGGAGGACCCCACGGCCGAGACGGTGGCGCTACGCCTGCAGCTGGAGCAGGAGCGCTGGCGCTACCAGCACGAGCTGGCCGAGCTGCGGCGCACTAACG AGGTGGCGCTAGTGGAGGTTCGAGCGGCTATGGATAAGGAGAAAACGCGCGCAGTGGCAGAGGCGCGGCGCCTCGCGCACCAGGAGCTCGAGGCCGCAGTTAAGAGTGCCAAGTCCAAGCAATG GTGTGCCAACTGCAGCCAGGAGGCGCAGTTCTACTGCTGCTGGAACACCTCGTACTGCGACTACCCGTGCCAGCGCGCGCACTGGGGCCAGCACTACGCGCACTGCACGCAACAGCGGACG AATGCCTCCTCGCCGCCCACGGTGATTGCCAAAGTGACCTCGGCAGCCACCCGAACGTTGAACTCTGAACAAGCACAGAACAAGTCACCTGTTGCcg TGAGCGCGGCGGATGAAGGCAACGGGCACGCGGCAGCGAAGAGCGCGGGCGCCTCACCACAGGCCGCGGTCCCGACGCACGCCGCACCGCTTTTAGCCAACAAGCAG